In Pseudomonas fluorescens NCIMB 11764, a single window of DNA contains:
- a CDS encoding BPSL0761 family protein, whose translation MTMPSEHTPALIQTRELLVELAQGPALSESIRRQARQLLRHYPNANEMREGQFEERRVDRLIEPCLS comes from the coding sequence ATGACGATGCCGAGCGAGCACACGCCCGCGCTCATTCAGACGCGAGAGCTGCTGGTCGAGCTTGCGCAAGGCCCCGCGCTGTCAGAATCCATTCGACGTCAGGCCCGCCAGCTGTTGAGGCATTATCCCAATGCAAACGAGATGCGGGAAGGGCAGTTCGAAGAGCGAAGGGTCGACCGACTGATCGAGCCCTGTCTGAGCTAG
- a CDS encoding FadR/GntR family transcriptional regulator produces the protein MKFLSPLPGSVRSAPDLVALRLREAIFTGELRPGDQLPPEIDLARGFGIALMTVRVALNALKDMGLLATVRGRNGGTFVTNDVGERIAEAARQSPLTKVELRDLTDWRRAISGEACFLTASRASAEDRVAIQTAGDNFDQLLPKFPDVRFADARLHSLIAETSKSENLLRGEIEIQRILTEVILAIEKPRGSKHLTSFSHDPIIKAIAQGNGNAAREAMLNHAEDTFTWVTLLL, from the coding sequence ATGAAATTTCTATCCCCTCTTCCTGGATCAGTTCGATCTGCTCCAGACCTCGTGGCGCTGCGCTTACGGGAAGCAATCTTCACGGGCGAGCTTCGCCCAGGGGATCAACTCCCTCCTGAGATCGACCTAGCGCGAGGATTTGGCATTGCCCTAATGACGGTACGTGTGGCTCTCAATGCACTTAAAGATATGGGGCTGCTCGCAACCGTTAGAGGCCGTAATGGTGGCACTTTCGTTACCAATGACGTAGGGGAACGCATTGCCGAAGCAGCGCGCCAGTCGCCTCTCACCAAAGTAGAGCTACGAGACCTGACAGATTGGCGACGAGCCATTTCGGGGGAGGCATGCTTTCTTACCGCAAGTCGAGCTTCTGCCGAAGACCGTGTAGCTATACAAACCGCAGGCGACAACTTTGACCAATTGCTGCCGAAATTTCCTGATGTGCGTTTTGCCGATGCAAGGCTCCATAGCCTAATAGCAGAGACTTCTAAATCAGAGAATCTACTACGTGGTGAAATAGAGATTCAGCGAATACTTACCGAAGTAATTCTCGCCATAGAAAAACCCCGAGGAAGTAAACATCTAACTAGTTTCAGCCACGACCCAATAATCAAAGCCATAGCGCAAGGTAATGGGAACGCCGCTAGAGAGGCCATGCTGAACCATGCTGAAGATACTTTTACCTGGGTTACACTGCTACTATAA
- a CDS encoding gamma-glutamyl-gamma-aminobutyrate hydrolase family protein translates to MPEMASSTNRNLSVASAKILVVGSLTPPDAGEWLKKTLHELSDGVFSSIHRGGAEYIFVDASAANPPPEELLRQADGLLILGGGDADPACYGQVPIVETMYAINPKADQFELDLIRQGSTDNLPILGICRGMQLINIAFGGELIQDIGAGLHSGTVDNSVMVSHPVTLTLGSRLQSIYSDCEITIRSGHHQAVSRVGEGLTVTARAADGVVEAIEANKKNWIVGVQWHPEDPMASQNDLDLLMGAFLNAVLQKNTPQSTLTKNKACTA, encoded by the coding sequence ATGCCTGAAATGGCCAGTTCGACCAATAGAAACCTCTCAGTAGCCTCGGCAAAAATTCTTGTCGTTGGATCGTTGACCCCTCCAGATGCAGGCGAATGGCTCAAAAAAACGCTGCACGAGCTTTCGGATGGAGTCTTCTCATCGATCCATCGAGGTGGAGCTGAGTATATTTTTGTGGATGCTTCTGCTGCGAATCCGCCACCAGAAGAGCTGCTCCGTCAAGCCGACGGGCTGTTGATTCTAGGAGGTGGGGACGCAGACCCAGCGTGCTACGGTCAAGTCCCAATTGTCGAAACGATGTATGCGATCAACCCAAAAGCAGACCAGTTTGAGCTCGACCTCATTCGACAAGGAAGTACCGACAATCTGCCAATCCTTGGGATCTGCAGAGGCATGCAGCTGATCAATATCGCGTTTGGTGGGGAGCTAATTCAAGATATTGGCGCAGGGCTCCATAGTGGTACGGTTGATAACTCGGTTATGGTTTCTCACCCCGTCACGCTTACGTTAGGTTCGCGGCTGCAGTCAATATACTCGGATTGTGAGATCACGATCCGTTCCGGCCATCACCAGGCCGTTTCGCGGGTAGGTGAAGGGCTAACAGTCACTGCTCGAGCAGCCGACGGCGTCGTAGAAGCTATCGAAGCAAACAAAAAAAATTGGATTGTTGGGGTGCAATGGCATCCAGAGGATCCAATGGCCTCACAAAATGATCTCGATTTACTTATGGGCGCGTTCTTGAACGCAGTTCTTCAGAAAAATACACCTCAATCTACGCTAACAAAAAATAAGGCGTGTACCGCTTAA
- a CDS encoding AbrB/MazE/SpoVT family DNA-binding domain-containing protein, whose protein sequence is MTEAQRWTVKCQDPLDGSGDVIIELPTELLASVGLSLGDVLTLEVIDDAIVLTPKLSDLATP, encoded by the coding sequence ATGACCGAAGCCCAACGCTGGACAGTGAAATGCCAAGATCCTCTGGATGGCAGTGGCGACGTCATCATTGAGTTACCGACTGAGCTACTCGCCAGTGTTGGACTGAGCCTCGGTGACGTGCTGACGCTTGAAGTGATCGACGATGCGATAGTTCTGACGCCGAAGTTGAGCGACTTAGCGACACCCTGA